One Chitinophagales bacterium genomic window carries:
- a CDS encoding hypoxanthine phosphoribosyltransferase produces MIIIDNKPFTLLISEDQLQKRVAEIARQITLDYKGRTPLFIVILNGAFLFAADLFRKIDLECEISFIRLASYIGTSSTGKVALLMNLSDNIRDRHVIIVEDIVDTGKTLASFLPHLQLEKPASIRIASLLSKPSALREQVAIDYLGFAIENKFVIGYGLDYNGAYRNLPGIYQLSV; encoded by the coding sequence TTGATTATTATAGATAATAAACCCTTCACCCTTCTGATCAGCGAAGATCAGCTCCAGAAAAGAGTCGCTGAGATTGCCCGCCAGATTACCCTGGATTACAAAGGCCGCACACCCTTGTTTATTGTCATTCTGAATGGCGCTTTTCTTTTTGCTGCCGACCTGTTCAGGAAAATTGACCTGGAGTGTGAAATCTCTTTTATCCGTCTGGCTTCCTATATAGGCACCAGCTCTACCGGCAAAGTTGCACTGCTGATGAATCTGAGCGACAACATACGCGACAGACACGTCATCATCGTAGAAGATATTGTTGATACCGGTAAAACCCTTGCCTCCTTTTTGCCGCATTTGCAACTGGAGAAACCTGCAAGCATTCGCATTGCCTCACTGCTTTCAAAACCCTCAGCCTTGCGTGAACAGGTCGCTATAGACTATCTCGGTTTTGCTATTGAAAACAAATTTGTCATAGGATACGGACTGGACTATAATGGTGCCTATCGCAATCTCCCCGGCATCTATCAACTCTCTGTATAG
- the adk gene encoding adenylate kinase, whose product MTLIILTVLTMTNLILFGPPGSGKGTQAEKLIDKYQLIHISTGDLLRAEIAANSPLGIEAKSFIDNGKLVPDEVVIGMISAKLDAHPKANGFIFDGFPRTLAQAEALDKLLQAKNLAITRVLMLQVSEPELIKRLLNRGKTSARTDDQDESIIRKRIEEYREKTFPVADYYRRQGKLAEVKGEGSIEEIFNALTAEIDKHR is encoded by the coding sequence TTGACGCTCATTATTTTAACAGTCCTAACCATGACTAATCTGATTCTATTCGGACCTCCCGGCAGCGGCAAAGGCACACAGGCTGAAAAACTGATAGATAAATATCAACTAATACATATCTCTACGGGCGACTTACTGCGTGCCGAAATAGCTGCCAACTCTCCTCTGGGAATAGAGGCAAAATCCTTTATTGATAACGGCAAGCTCGTTCCCGATGAGGTAGTTATCGGAATGATCAGCGCCAAGCTGGATGCGCACCCCAAAGCAAACGGATTTATTTTTGATGGCTTTCCCCGCACCCTCGCACAGGCCGAAGCCCTGGATAAACTCCTGCAGGCGAAAAACCTTGCCATTACCCGTGTGCTGATGCTGCAGGTCAGTGAGCCCGAACTTATCAAAAGACTTCTCAACCGCGGTAAAACATCCGCACGCACCGATGATCAGGACGAAAGCATTATCAGAAAGAGAATTGAAGAGTACCGGGAGAAAACTTTTCCGGTTGCTGATTACTACCGTAGGCAGGGAAAGCTTGCTGAGGTAAAGGGAGAAGGGTCTATTGAAGAAATATTCAACGCGCTGACTGCCGAAATAGATAAACACCGCTGA
- the obg gene encoding GTPase Obg — MDKASFVDYVKIHCKSGAGGPGSVHFHREKYVPKGGPDGGDGGKGGDIILRGNSQLWTLLHLKYRKHIRTENGKPGAGNNRTGADAEDEIIDVPLGTVAKNAETGEVLFEITEDGQQKVLLRGGRGGKGNAFFKTATNQTPDYAQPGEPGAEGWFILELKVLADVGLVGFPNAGKSTLLSVLTAAKPKIADYPFTTLVPQLGIVPYRDNRSFVMADIPGIIEGAHKGKGLGHRFLRHIERNAVLLFMVPVESKSIYAEYHILLNELEQFNPALLQKKRILAVTKSDLIDSELEKLLMKELPEVPFVFISSLTGRGLEKLKDMLWNALNAPD; from the coding sequence TTGGATAAAGCCAGTTTTGTTGACTACGTAAAGATTCACTGTAAGTCCGGGGCCGGGGGACCGGGCAGCGTACACTTTCACCGCGAGAAATACGTCCCCAAAGGCGGTCCCGATGGCGGAGATGGTGGCAAAGGTGGCGACATTATACTCAGGGGCAATAGCCAGTTGTGGACTCTACTACACCTCAAATACCGCAAACACATTCGTACCGAAAACGGCAAACCGGGGGCAGGTAATAATCGCACCGGTGCCGATGCTGAAGATGAAATCATTGATGTGCCTCTGGGCACGGTGGCCAAAAATGCCGAAACCGGTGAAGTGCTCTTTGAGATTACGGAAGACGGCCAACAAAAAGTTCTGCTGAGAGGCGGGAGAGGCGGAAAAGGAAACGCTTTTTTCAAAACTGCTACCAACCAAACTCCGGACTATGCCCAGCCGGGCGAACCTGGAGCAGAAGGATGGTTTATTCTGGAACTTAAAGTGCTGGCTGATGTGGGCCTCGTTGGATTCCCTAACGCGGGCAAATCCACGTTGCTGTCGGTGCTCACAGCAGCCAAACCTAAAATAGCTGATTACCCGTTTACAACACTTGTCCCCCAACTGGGCATTGTACCCTATCGCGACAACCGCTCATTTGTGATGGCCGACATTCCCGGAATTATTGAAGGAGCTCACAAAGGTAAAGGCCTCGGGCATCGCTTCCTGCGCCACATTGAGCGAAATGCAGTATTACTGTTTATGGTGCCTGTGGAAAGCAAAAGTATTTATGCCGAGTATCATATTCTGCTTAATGAGCTGGAACAATTTAACCCTGCCCTGCTTCAAAAGAAAAGAATACTGGCCGTCACCAAAAGCGACCTGATTGATAGTGAACTGGAGAAATTGCTGATGAAGGAGCTCCCTGAAGTGCCTTTCGTTTTCATTTCCTCCCTTACCGGTAGGGGACTTGAAAAGCTCAAGGATATGCTTTGGAATGCGCTGAATGCACCCGACTAA